In Scophthalmus maximus strain ysfricsl-2021 chromosome 5, ASM2237912v1, whole genome shotgun sequence, the sequence ccccctacaacatttcaaagtcaattctaacgcctttaaatttgacttagaagaaccaaattcggtcggctcatgtacctcccgacgacctaccaaaaagcctcttggagcaaattagctccgcccaaccggaagtcagccattttggattttaccttggggtaggcagtgaacgaaaggcgacgcactttgacgaactcctcctacgggacacgagtaagggaattttccacttcgtggctgagaatgaatgggcattttcctgccattggtcaaaggtcgtcacaatggacttgcgtccctgttagggtgtcatatggctgtgactaagatcacgaattggacgcaaagtgtgctgaagccactgcgcctgtcggtggcgctatcactcctttctgggctggggggggtgccccgggtattgccgttggacacaggggcccctaccacttccctaactcgtacacctgtccaactgatggacctttttgtccacttcattcactttgtaaatttttgggtgtccgcttcgtggtacatttgtcgacatcgcagaacttgtcatggtagtacagtgtggtacagtaaatatgtccaatcggaggaatatttgtccactctgggtaaatggcccccttttgcccaaaactcgcttgccgactctggggaggggtaccaggggcccccggggcccccaggggccaaaagtccaattagcccagaactcacttgccgacatcgggggggagaggcctgaggggggcccgggagtaccaggggcccccgggggccaaaagtccaattagcccagaactcacttgccgacatcggggggagaggcctgaggggggcccgggagtaccaggggcccccgggggccaaaagtccaattagcccagaactcacttgccgacatcggggggagaggcctgaggggggcccgggagtaccaggggcccccgggggccaaaagtccaattagcccagaactcacttgccaacaccgggggcttgggcacaaggggcccccgggggccaccgggggccaagagtccaatcggcccaaaactcacttgccgactttgggaggagggcccgaggggtgccggggggtaccccaggggtaccaggggcccccagggggtacctgggggcccctggggtaggttgcacttccaccgagtggacatgttccccccactgaggaggactgtgctggccgggtggaaaagaccaccttgcctttgtccagttggaataccctgacctcagctctaaggtattttgaaatgtacgtacacttcgccgcctatttttaggacccccggggagccgggcaagggggggttggggacgtccactccgcgacatgggccgcttcttgccactggacggtttccggagcccgcttccctagggtggggaagagaaatcgtcgcgtcccgaccggccgtcgcgagacccggcggacgcgtggagagcggctgccggcgcgtccccgacggcaagagtgcgagggcccgatcatcgctgctcgcagctttaattctGATTTGTTCTGATGTCTGTTTTCTTCACCATCACATTAGAGACGATGTCTCTTGTGTCCCTTTGTTCCTCCAGAGCTCCCACAGCAACACgtctgtcaggaggaggaggttctctctgagcagcagctctgtgaccaGGAGAGGAGCTCCAGTCTGGACCAACAGGAGCCAGAGCCTccacagatgaaagaggagcaggaggaaccAGTCAGCagtcaggagggagagcagcttgTACTGAAGCAGGAGACTGACACCTTCATGTTGACTCCTACTTATGAGGAAAGTGAGCACAgtgaaccagaaccaaacagtgaccagcagctcctctctcactaCTCTCCTGTAGCTGAGAGCCACgatcagagaggaagtgatcaTGTGGAGCCAGGACCAACTAGaaatgaagagacaaagagaaagaagagacgtCACAATAACACGAGTCACAGTGACAACGTAGACAACTCTCCTCCAACAAAGAGTCACTGTTACACTCACACAGAGTTTATCAACAAGCGactatctgctgctgctgaacaaatattcatattctttgAAAAAACTGTCGTCAAGTACAAGGAAGAGATCGACCGTCAGCGCAGACTGCTGGACATCTGTTTGAAACCTCAGATAAAGCTCCACAGGACCGGTGAGTACAAGAAGTactcaattttatttgaatatttaacttTCACTGTTCTTCAAACTGTCAAAGTTAAATTATTCTGCTAATACCTTAACATGGATGGCGTAATGCCCTAAACCCAATAGAACAATGCACGAGTAATGATACTTGCCAATCTTTTGATGACTTTACTATTGGAGTTCCACAGGGATCTGTCCTTggacatattttattttgcttatGCATTAATGTTTTCCCATGATTTGCCCAGAGGTCCACATCCACATGTATGCAGATGATAGTCATTATACCCGTGCTAACACAAGGGAACAGGCTGCTTCAAAACTAACTGCAGAATTGAACATAGTGTCAGACTGTTTAAATCAGTTACTACCTTCCTTAATCCCAACCAGGCAGATGTTTTGGCAGTGGCTACGGCCCTCCTAGTCCAAGCAGTTTTCCTTCAAAATCTAGTTCATAAATGCGCTTGGTATTTTGCGAACTTGCAGACTGGAGAGAACTGACAGTTGTGTGTAGCTTTTGACAGATGGAGGCTATTCCTGACAGAGAGAAGCCATTTGAGTGTCCATCTTTGTGCCCAACATTTCAATTGCCAACATAATCTTCTCCACAGAGCTTGGAGAAAATTAATCATCTTTATTAGTTTCACTAGGTTCTACTTTGCTAGCAGTAGCCATTAAGGCAGCATTGTCCCTCCTCTTGGTTTGGGATTTATCAcgagtaataataataataatattaataatatattggattcaTAAAGCGCTCAGGTTTTAGCCATTGTTAAAAGCTGGCATATCGTACATTAACGTCCTCCTTTCGCCCAGATTGTGTCACCATGGCTTACAAAGTGTTATGAAAAGAATATACAAATATGTTTGAATATATCACATACTACAATAACTAATATTAAAGTTATTGGCGGAGCTCAGGACTTCGCAGCCTCACATGCCGAGCGCCTGACTGGAACCCAAGCTTCAtgattttgaaaacaacacTTGAAACATGGCTCAATAAAATATTGGCATGTGATCAGTGACCATGGAGTCAATAAAGGTTTAAACTTGTTCTGATGTCTGTTTTCTTCACCATCACATTAGAGACGATGTCTCTTGTGTCCC encodes:
- the LOC118310846 gene encoding flocculation protein FLO11-like isoform X2: MCSAQCWTQFVLERLTAAAELISRDFEQSVVEYEEEIDRQRRLLDIVWRPERKLHRTGESEQERSSSLDQQEPEQPTVTDNILIEFNEDTDHQRGLMDIVWRHERLHRTQLPQQHVCQEEEVLSEQQLCDQERSSSLDQQEPEPPQMKEEQEEPVSSQEGEQLVLKQETDTFMLTPTYEESEHSEPEPNSDQQLLSHYSPVAESHDQRGSDHVEPGPTRNEETKRKKRRHNNTSHSDNVDNSPPTKSHCYTHTEFINKRLSAAAEQIFIFFEKTVVKYKEEIDRQRRLLDICLKPQIKLHRTETMSLVSLCSSRAPTATRL